One Jeotgalicoccus saudimassiliensis DNA window includes the following coding sequences:
- a CDS encoding M20 family metallo-hydrolase, with translation MEQLKINEDRLLNRINELGEVGRNDKGQLIRLALSDEDKLGRDLLISWFDELGLKVEVDRFGNVFATWEEEHNKGRKPLMLGSHIDSVIDAGKYDGSYGVLSGLETVQTLKENNVKTNRPVTIAAFTNEEGVRFPPSMLGSLVYSGDLDIDKALDTVGIDGLRLGDELERIGYAGQNEPGFIEPEAYIELHIEQGPVLDTEELEIGAVHNLQGNSRREIIFTGEANHAGSTPNYLRKDPMQAVTYFMSTLYNYINKNGLDTVATLGSIQLEPNAATIIPSKATFTLDMRSPTEKGFHEAQELVRNTLKEIEEEGKIGVQATEFAIFEPVTFDKTIVENIVAAAGDLKLSSKLMTSGAGHDAQMINRIAPSAMIFVPSKDGVSHNPLEYTSPEQLVNGANVLLLTSMRLLNTNK, from the coding sequence GTGGAACAATTAAAAATTAATGAAGACAGATTACTGAACAGAATTAATGAACTGGGAGAAGTCGGAAGAAACGACAAAGGTCAGCTGATCAGACTGGCACTTTCTGACGAAGATAAGCTTGGCAGAGATCTGCTGATCAGCTGGTTTGATGAACTGGGTTTAAAAGTTGAAGTCGACCGTTTTGGAAATGTTTTTGCGACATGGGAAGAAGAGCATAACAAAGGCCGGAAGCCGTTAATGCTCGGCTCGCATATTGACTCTGTAATCGATGCAGGGAAATATGACGGCAGTTACGGTGTACTGTCGGGCTTGGAAACTGTCCAGACGCTGAAAGAGAACAATGTTAAAACGAACAGACCGGTGACAATCGCAGCATTTACAAATGAAGAAGGCGTACGATTCCCGCCAAGTATGCTCGGTTCTCTTGTGTATTCCGGAGATCTGGATATAGACAAGGCACTCGATACTGTCGGTATCGACGGACTGCGTCTCGGGGATGAACTGGAACGTATCGGCTATGCCGGTCAAAATGAACCCGGGTTTATAGAGCCGGAAGCTTACATTGAACTTCATATCGAACAGGGACCGGTACTCGATACAGAAGAACTTGAAATTGGTGCAGTGCATAATCTGCAGGGGAACTCGAGACGTGAAATCATTTTTACCGGTGAAGCGAACCATGCAGGCTCAACGCCAAACTACTTACGTAAAGACCCGATGCAGGCAGTGACTTACTTTATGTCGACGCTGTATAACTATATAAATAAAAACGGACTGGATACTGTAGCGACACTCGGTTCCATTCAGCTGGAGCCGAATGCAGCGACGATTATTCCTTCAAAAGCCACATTTACGCTGGATATGAGAAGCCCGACAGAGAAAGGGTTCCATGAAGCACAGGAATTAGTCAGAAATACACTTAAGGAAATAGAAGAGGAAGGTAAAATCGGCGTGCAGGCAACAGAGTTTGCAATTTTTGAACCTGTCACTTTTGATAAGACAATCGTTGAAAATATCGTCGCAGCAGCAGGGGATTTAAAGTTAAGTTCCAAGCTTATGACGTCGGGGGCAGGGCATGATGCACAGATGATTAATAGAATTGCACCTTCGGCAATGATCTTCGTCCCGAGTAAAGACGGAGTCAGCCATAATCCGCTGGAATATACGTCGCCGGAGCAATTAGTTAATGGTGCGAACGTACTGTTACTAACATCAATGAGATTACTGAATACAAATAAATAA